A genomic segment from Phragmites australis chromosome 6, lpPhrAust1.1, whole genome shotgun sequence encodes:
- the LOC133921132 gene encoding uncharacterized protein LOC133921132, producing MDADSAPAPGSRWKKPSSGPHPRKGDAAADAHPGPDPTTAGPPPPSSRSELKRREAAALALAAAEAARGSDASFRVDGGHGAVQRLWSDADELAAFHERTDRVQRGQDAGPLFDSIRDSISPHTDVVLSPEDDDPDGQEAGEQDADERRRVVVAGEMDAEKRRLVIERTLKPAPAPRRDSVMPSKRPFASAMDADAAPAPPSPSSSKKRSFSPQPRIGDDHQGPNPSPCGSPSRRSELKRWLRTSAETAALALAVVAAEAARWSDGSVRVDGGYDADQSLEPAGVPVNVGHGAVQRLEHAGDEGCGAAPKYPKTWRLLPPSASALAEHRAIGTRGCCSAPSGALFPPTSTRPRCPTSWGASGACTARGAGGIRHHARPPRA from the coding sequence ATGGACGCCGACTCGGCTCCCGCGCCGGGAAGCAGATGGAAGAAGCCCTCGTCCGGCCCCCATCCCCGCAAGGGCGACGCGGCTGCCGACGCCCACCCGGGCCCCGACCCTACCACCGCGGGCCCTCCCCCCCCCTCCAGCAGGAGCGAGCTCAAGCGCAGGGAGGCCGCCGCGCTCGCACTCGCCGCGGCGGAGGCCGCGCGCGGGTCCGACGCTAGCTTCCGCGTCGACGGAGGCCACGGCGCCGTCCAGAGGCTCTGGAGCGACGCTGACGAGCTCGCGGCCTTTCACGAGCGCACCGACCGAGTCCAGCGCGGCCAGGACGCGGGGCCGCTGTTCGACTCCATCAGGGACTCCATTTCCCCGCACACCGACGTCGTGCTTTCTCCCGAGGACGACGACCCGGACGGCCAAGAGGCCGGTGAGCAGGATGCTGACGAGCGACGCCGTGTCGTAGTTGCGGGTGAGATGGACGCCGAAAAGCGACGTCTTGTCATAGAGCGCACGCTCAAGCCCGCACCCGCGCCACGCCGCGACTCGGTGATGCCATCCAAGCGCCCGTTCGCATCCGCCATGGACGCCGACGCGGCGCCCGCGCCCCCATCCCCTTCCAGTTCGAAGAAGCGCTCGTTCAGCCCCCAACCCCGCATAggcgacgaccaccagggcCCCAATCCTAGTCCCTGCGGCTCCCCCTCACGCAGGAGTGAGCTCAAACGCTGGCTCCGCACTTCCGCGGAGACTGCCGCGCTCGCGCTAGCCGTGGTCGCCGCGGAGGCCGCGCGCTGGTCCGACGGCAGCGTCCGTGTCGACGGAGGGTACGACGCCGATCAGAGTCTCGAACCCGCGGGCGTCCCTGTCAACGTAGGCCACGGCGCCGTACAGAGGCTCGAACACGCGGGCGACGAAGGCTGTGGCGCCGCCCCTAAATATCCTAAGACCTGGAGGTTGCTGCCGCCTTCCGCGAGCGCACTGGCCGAGCACCGCGCGATCGGGACGCGGGGGTGCTGTTCCGCTCCATCAGGGGCTCTATTTCCCCCCACATCAACAAGGCCAAGGTGTCCTACAAGCTGGGGCGCTTCAGGAGCATGTACCGCACGAGGCGCCGGGGGAATCCGCCATCACGCACGACCGCCGCGTGCATGA
- the LOC133921133 gene encoding uncharacterized protein LOC133921133, translated as MYSDAAPAPPSPTRSKKRPFRMGDGHSSPNPSPRGSPARRSELKRRLRTSAESAALALAAVAARASAASVRADAGHDAVQRRGPAGVRVDGGHGAIQMLGAAATRVDGGHTDVQKPGRVRVDRSHAAVKMPGPAGACVGGGHGAVQKHWSDADELTLLASAAAFRERTGRHPVLPDMGALFDSMRGSISPHIDQSMVYYKLKRLKSKFQHSDGPRDRRLRDLCANVWGVMPPSEDDSDGQEAGGTDADDRRAVPDAAAMMPVVTEVLGEYWKKNERAMAGVPLEKGLSRLGKKEGRLIETKWRQQLDEEMRTQIRRHDLAKEVCALLNDTIKGLGP; from the coding sequence ATGTACTCCGACGCGGCCCCTGCGCCCCCCTCCCCTACCAGATCGAAGAAGCGGCCGTTCCGCATGGGCGATGGCCACTCGagcccaaaccctagcccccgCGGCTCCCCCGCCCGCAGGAGCGAGCTCAAGCGCAGGCTCCGCACGTCCGCGGAGTCCGCGGCGCTCGCGCTCGCCGCGGTGGCCGCGCGCGCGTCCGCCGCCAGCGTCCGCGCGGATGCGGGTCACGACGCCGTCCAGAGGCGCGGACCCGCGGGTGTCCGCGTTGACGGAGGTCACGGCGCCATCCAGATGCTCGGAGCCGCGGCCACCCGCGTCGACGGAGGCCACACCGACGTCCAGAAGCCCGGACGGGTGCGCGTCGACCGAAGCCACGCCGCCGTCAAAATGCCCGGACCCGCGGGAGCCTGCGTGGGTGGAGGCCACGGCGCCGTTCAAAAGCACTGGAGCGACGCCGATGAGTTAACGCtcctcgcctccgccgccgccttccgcGAGCGCACCGGTCGACACCCGGTCCTCCCGGACATGGGCGCGCTGTTCGACTCCatgaggggctccatttccccgCACATCGACCAGTCCATGGTGTACTACAAGCTGAAGCGCCTCAAGAGCAAGTTCCAGCACTCCGACGGCCCGCGCGACCGCCGCCTGCGCGACCTGTGCGCCAACGTGTGGGGCGTGATGCCCCCATCCGAGGACGACTCGGACGGCCAAGAGGCCGGTGGGACAGACGCCGACGATCGACGCGCCGTCCCAGATGCAGCAGCCATGATGCCGGTGGTCACCGAGGTGCTTGGTGAGTACTGGAAAAAGAATGAGCGAGCAATGGCGGGGGTACCCCTGGAGAAGGGCCTGTCACGGCTAGGGAAAAAAGAGGGCAGATTGATCGAAACCAAGTGGAGGCAGCAGCTTGATGAAGAGATGCGAACGCAGATACGGCGGCACGATCTGGCTAAGGAAGTCTGTGCCTTGCTCAATGACACCATCAAgggcctcggcccttag
- the LOC133921134 gene encoding soluble inorganic pyrophosphatase 6, chloroplastic-like: MATAATASATAAMRFTSLAGAGLGLRGRLPTAVRFQRRALTTTALLRAAELRPREQGQPETLDYRVFLVDGGGRKVSPWHDVPLRAGDGVFHFVVEIPKESSAKMEVATDEAFTPIKQDTKKGNLRYYPYNINWNYGLFPQTWEDPTSAKSDVEGAFGDNDPVDVVEIGERRANIGDVLKVKPLAALAMIDEGELDWKIVAISLDDPKASLVNDVDDVEKHFPGTLTAIRDWFRDYKIPDGKPANRFGLGNKPTSKEYALKVIQETNESWEKLVKRNIPAGELSLA, from the exons ATGGCGACGGCGGCCACAGCGTCCGCGACGGCGGCGATGCGCTTCACTAGCCTGGCGGGCGCGGGCCTGGGCCTCCGCGGCCGCCTCCCCACTGCCGTGCGGTTCCAGCGCCGGGCGCTCACCACCACCGCGCTCCTCAGGGCCGCCGAGCTCCGTCCCAGGGAGCAGGGCCAGCCCGAGACGCTCGACTACCGCGTGTTCCTCGTCGACGGCGGGGGCCGGAAGGTGTCGCCGTGGCACGACGTGCCGCTGCGCGCTGGTGACGGGGTGTTCCACTTCGTCGTGGAGATACCCAAGGAGAGCAGCGCAAAGATGGAGGTCGCCACCGACGAGGCTTTCACGCCCATCAAGCAGGACACCAAGAAGGGCAACCTCCGATACTACCC GTACAATATTAATTGGAACTATGGGTTATTTCCTCAAACATGGGAAGACCCAACTTCTGCAAAATCCGATGTTGAAGGAGCATTTGGAGATAATGATCCTG TTGATGTTGTTGAGATCGGTGAAAGACGTGCTAATATCGGGGATGTTCTTAAGGTGAAACCGTTGGCAGCTTTAGCCATGATTGATGAGGGGGAGCTTGACTGGAAAATAGTGGCCATTTCTTTGGATGACCCCAAAGCATCTCTTGTGAATGATGTGGATGATGTTGAGAAGCATTTTCCG GGGACGCTGACGGCCATCAGAGACTGGTTCAGAGACTACAAGATACCAGATGGAAAGCCTGCCAACAGATTTGGTCTTGGCAACAAGCCCACGAGCAAG GAATATGCCCTGAAGGTCATTCAGGAAACCAACGAATCATGGGAGAAATTGGTGAAAAGGAATATCCCTGCTGGAGAGCTCTCGTTAGCCTAA